A stretch of Apis cerana isolate GH-2021 linkage group LG1, AcerK_1.0, whole genome shotgun sequence DNA encodes these proteins:
- the LOC108001828 gene encoding capon-like protein isoform X2, producing MCIKYVKKIKIGSKYVSTMLKNSTKQTNSDAPVSPSSGPANPSGVETTPKPRKKLSFKEPEIFNYLKLKKPFRKIKLPPLQLTHSISAVDFSFDENPFEEENDDLEELESQAMRVVRTVGQAFEVCHKLSLNNATEERDRGEKEREREHGENHRDVYEDQDEIPNVQSQPSPSSVHKDISLLGDTEDSAPEQTTVPCLLRSHEVPATTASTSPIRQSPSGTVTSDCGGLLVGGELTALKHEIQLLRERLEQQSQQTRAAVAHARLLQDQLAAETAARVEAQARTHQLLMQNKELLEHISALVGHLREQERISSGHVTSQSQLPGSAAIQQTTTVPDLSNLGQYQRTGGQNSPWELDPPSPYCSYPTDSLSYPGNLSTIGIQGNSNTDQLQFQAQLLERLHNISPYQPQRSPYNTPSPYTMGPSLLVPPNNIPTNSAQLSPNSISLRVSQSNSFSSSPIMTHKLDNYVGNTENTEFKSTFIKPIPCTNERNVNHETVGKQDRNNLHEEVPPIVLDPPPQGKRSETTPKHVATKENSNGQISSKNVQKQKNLATILRTTGPPPSRTTSARLPSRNDLMSEVQRTTWARHTTK from the exons GGAGTAAATACGTGTCGACcatgttaaaaaattcgacgaaGCAAACGAACTCTGACGCACCAGTGTCGCCTAGTTCCGGTCCAGCCAATCCTTCCGGCGTGGAGACCACACCGAAGCCCAGGAAGAAATTATCGTTCAAGGAGcctgaaatattcaattatctaAAGTTGAAGAAaccttttcgaaaaataaaactgcCTCCCCTTCAACTAACACACTCGATATCGGCCGTCGATTTTAGCTTCGATGAGAACCCTTTCGAAGAGGAGAACGATGACCTCGAGGAGCTCGAG AGTCAAGCGATGAGGGTGGTCAGAACAGTAGGACAAGCTTTCGAGGTGTGCcataaattaagtttaaacAACGCCACGGAGGAGCGGGATCggggagagaaggaaagagagagggagcatGGTGAGAATCACCGTGACGTTTACGAAGATCAAGATGAAATACCCAATGTACAATCACAACCATCGCCGTCTTCTGTCCATAAAG atatatcacTCTTAGGGGATACAGAAGATTCGGCACCAGAACAGACAACTGTTCCATGTCTTCTGCGGTCGCATGAAGTTCCAGCAACTACAGCGTCTACCTCGCCCATTAGACAATCGCCATCG GGCACGGTGACCTCCGATTGCGGAGGATTATTGGTTGGCGGCGAATTAACTGCTCTAAAACACGAGATTCAACTGTTACGGGAACGATTAGAGCAACAAAGCCAACAAACCAGAGCCGCTGTTGCCCATGCGCGACTTCTTCAGGATCAGCTTGCTGCTGAAACTGCAGCTCGCGTCGAAGCTCAA GCTAGAACGCATCAATTATTGATGCAAAATAAAGAGCTTCTAGAGCATATAAGTGCGTTGGTCGGCCATCTTCGAGAACAAGAACGAATCTCGAGCGGCCACGTAACCTCACAATCTCAGTTACCAGGCTCGGCGGCAATACAACAGACTACTACTGTTCCTGATCTGTCGAATCTCGGCCAG TACCAACGAACAGGAGGACAAAATTCACCATGGGAATTGGATCCACCATCCCCATATTGCTCTTATCCGACAGACTCTTTGTCTTACCCTGGAAACCTGAGCACAATTGGAATACAAGGGAACAGCAATACAGATCAGTTACAGTTTCAAGCACAACTTCTAGAAAGATTACACAACATAAGTCCATATCAACCTCAAAGATCACCTTATAATACACCATCTCCTTACACGATGGGTCCTAGTCTTCTTGTCCCTCCTAATAATATACCAACT aattcagCTCAATTGTCTCCAAACTCCATATCATTAAGAGTTTCTCAATCAAACAGTTTTTCCTCATCGCCCATAATGACGCACAAGTTAGATAATTATGTAGGAAACACAGAAAATACGGAATTTAAATCAACATTTATAAAACCTATACCTTGTACAAATGAAAGGAATGTCAATCATGAGACAGTGGGTAAACAGGATCGAAATAACTTACATGAGGAAGTACCACCAATTGTGCTAGATCCTCCACCTCAGGGTAAACGTTCAGAAACAACACCAAAACATGTGGCAACTAAAGAAAACTCGAACGGTCAAATATCAAGTAAGAAtgtacaaaaacaaaaaaacttaGCAACCATTCTGAGAACAACTGGTCCACCACCGTCTCGTACAACTAGTGCTCGTTTACCTTCAAGAAATGATCTTATGTCCGAAGTACAGAGAACTACCTGGGCAAGACATACGACTAAAtga
- the LOC108001828 gene encoding capon-like protein isoform X3, producing the protein MLKNSTKQTNSDAPVSPSSGPANPSGVETTPKPRKKLSFKEPEIFNYLKLKKPFRKIKLPPLQLTHSISAVDFSFDENPFEEENDDLEELESQAMRVVRTVGQAFEVCHKLSLNNATEERDRGEKEREREHGENHRDVYEDQDEIPNVQSQPSPSSVHKDISLLGDTEDSAPEQTTVPCLLRSHEVPATTASTSPIRQSPSGTVTSDCGGLLVGGELTALKHEIQLLRERLEQQSQQTRAAVAHARLLQDQLAAETAARVEAQARTHQLLMQNKELLEHISALVGHLREQERISSGHVTSQSQLPGSAAIQQTTTVPDLSNLGQYQRTGGQNSPWELDPPSPYCSYPTDSLSYPGNLSTIGIQGNSNTDQLQFQAQLLERLHNISPYQPQRSPYNTPSPYTMGPSLLVPPNNIPTNSAQLSPNSISLRVSQSNSFSSSPIMTHKLDNYVGNTENTEFKSTFIKPIPCTNERNVNHETVGKQDRNNLHEEVPPIVLDPPPQGKRSETTPKHVATKENSNGQISSKNVQKQKNLATILRTTGPPPSRTTSARLPSRNDLMSEVQRTTWARHTTK; encoded by the exons atgttaaaaaattcgacgaaGCAAACGAACTCTGACGCACCAGTGTCGCCTAGTTCCGGTCCAGCCAATCCTTCCGGCGTGGAGACCACACCGAAGCCCAGGAAGAAATTATCGTTCAAGGAGcctgaaatattcaattatctaAAGTTGAAGAAaccttttcgaaaaataaaactgcCTCCCCTTCAACTAACACACTCGATATCGGCCGTCGATTTTAGCTTCGATGAGAACCCTTTCGAAGAGGAGAACGATGACCTCGAGGAGCTCGAG AGTCAAGCGATGAGGGTGGTCAGAACAGTAGGACAAGCTTTCGAGGTGTGCcataaattaagtttaaacAACGCCACGGAGGAGCGGGATCggggagagaaggaaagagagagggagcatGGTGAGAATCACCGTGACGTTTACGAAGATCAAGATGAAATACCCAATGTACAATCACAACCATCGCCGTCTTCTGTCCATAAAG atatatcacTCTTAGGGGATACAGAAGATTCGGCACCAGAACAGACAACTGTTCCATGTCTTCTGCGGTCGCATGAAGTTCCAGCAACTACAGCGTCTACCTCGCCCATTAGACAATCGCCATCG GGCACGGTGACCTCCGATTGCGGAGGATTATTGGTTGGCGGCGAATTAACTGCTCTAAAACACGAGATTCAACTGTTACGGGAACGATTAGAGCAACAAAGCCAACAAACCAGAGCCGCTGTTGCCCATGCGCGACTTCTTCAGGATCAGCTTGCTGCTGAAACTGCAGCTCGCGTCGAAGCTCAA GCTAGAACGCATCAATTATTGATGCAAAATAAAGAGCTTCTAGAGCATATAAGTGCGTTGGTCGGCCATCTTCGAGAACAAGAACGAATCTCGAGCGGCCACGTAACCTCACAATCTCAGTTACCAGGCTCGGCGGCAATACAACAGACTACTACTGTTCCTGATCTGTCGAATCTCGGCCAG TACCAACGAACAGGAGGACAAAATTCACCATGGGAATTGGATCCACCATCCCCATATTGCTCTTATCCGACAGACTCTTTGTCTTACCCTGGAAACCTGAGCACAATTGGAATACAAGGGAACAGCAATACAGATCAGTTACAGTTTCAAGCACAACTTCTAGAAAGATTACACAACATAAGTCCATATCAACCTCAAAGATCACCTTATAATACACCATCTCCTTACACGATGGGTCCTAGTCTTCTTGTCCCTCCTAATAATATACCAACT aattcagCTCAATTGTCTCCAAACTCCATATCATTAAGAGTTTCTCAATCAAACAGTTTTTCCTCATCGCCCATAATGACGCACAAGTTAGATAATTATGTAGGAAACACAGAAAATACGGAATTTAAATCAACATTTATAAAACCTATACCTTGTACAAATGAAAGGAATGTCAATCATGAGACAGTGGGTAAACAGGATCGAAATAACTTACATGAGGAAGTACCACCAATTGTGCTAGATCCTCCACCTCAGGGTAAACGTTCAGAAACAACACCAAAACATGTGGCAACTAAAGAAAACTCGAACGGTCAAATATCAAGTAAGAAtgtacaaaaacaaaaaaacttaGCAACCATTCTGAGAACAACTGGTCCACCACCGTCTCGTACAACTAGTGCTCGTTTACCTTCAAGAAATGATCTTATGTCCGAAGTACAGAGAACTACCTGGGCAAGACATACGACTAAAtga